The following proteins are encoded in a genomic region of Deltaproteobacteria bacterium:
- a CDS encoding PDGLE domain-containing protein has product MTTRNPSQKRLLLWGFLAAVIIAFFLSPWASSRPDGLERVAEKLGFIKKAGQSGVTWWDRSPFPDYKIPGIPNEGWATALSGLLGTLAMVLLGWGLCRLLRRKRE; this is encoded by the coding sequence ATGACGACCCGAAATCCATCTCAAAAAAGATTGCTGCTCTGGGGCTTTTTAGCAGCCGTGATCATAGCTTTTTTTCTTTCACCCTGGGCCTCCTCCCGGCCGGACGGCCTGGAAAGGGTAGCCGAGAAGCTGGGTTTTATTAAGAAGGCCGGGCAATCCGGGGTGACCTGGTGGGATCGTTCTCCCTTTCCCGACTATAAGATCCCGGGAATTCCTAATGAAGGTTGGGCTACCGCCCTGTCCGGCTTGCTGGGGACCCTGGCTATGGTCCTTCTGGGCTGGGGGCTCTGCCGGCTGTTAAGGCGGAAAAGAGAATAA
- the cbiQ gene encoding cobalt ECF transporter T component CbiQ: MEHSFLDRYSHLGSVIHNLDARTKVLSFLTLMIVTVLTPPQCWPVFLFHLGLIGLTLRLSRIPVRYVLTRSLIIIPFILMVSLFVPFLPVNQPAGGYSLGPGSLLLGRTHLLVFWNVLIKGLIGVLAVIVLSSTTPFPRLLEALKKFKVPSLLTLLLGFIYRYFFVLLDEVLTIKRAVDSRGYRGRTIWQVKTLGRMLGQLFLRSYERGERVYLGMVARGFQGLPKTITPSRMQGADYVFLSAFFSATVISQIIFR; the protein is encoded by the coding sequence ATGGAACATTCCTTTTTAGATCGGTACAGCCATCTGGGCAGCGTCATCCATAATTTGGATGCCCGGACCAAGGTCCTGTCTTTCCTGACCTTAATGATCGTTACGGTTCTGACGCCGCCCCAGTGTTGGCCGGTTTTTCTCTTTCATCTGGGCTTGATCGGACTCACCCTGAGGCTTTCCCGTATTCCGGTTCGCTATGTGCTGACCCGTTCTTTGATCATTATTCCTTTTATCCTCATGGTCTCCCTTTTTGTCCCCTTTTTACCGGTCAACCAGCCGGCCGGGGGGTACAGCCTGGGGCCCGGGTCCCTGTTATTGGGCCGAACCCATCTGCTGGTCTTTTGGAATGTCTTGATTAAAGGCCTTATAGGGGTCCTGGCCGTTATTGTGCTTTCATCGACCACGCCTTTCCCCCGGCTCCTGGAGGCCCTGAAAAAATTTAAGGTCCCTTCGCTTTTGACCTTATTATTGGGTTTCATTTACCGTTATTTTTTTGTACTCCTGGACGAAGTCCTGACCATAAAACGGGCCGTGGATTCGAGGGGATACCGGGGCCGAACAATCTGGCAGGTCAAGACGCTGGGCCGAATGCTCGGGCAATTATTTTTACGCAGTTATGAACGGGGCGAAAGGGTCTATCTGGGAATGGTCGCCCGGGGTTTTCAGGGGCTTCCCAAGACCATAACCCCTTCCCGGATGCAGGGAGCGGACTATGTCTTTTTATCAGCCTTCTTTTCAGCCACCGTCATCTCCCAAATTATTTTTCGATGA